From one Alicyclobacillus acidocaldarius subsp. acidocaldarius Tc-4-1 genomic stretch:
- a CDS encoding APC family permease → MEDSVAFVEAARLEHLGYRQQLSRKLSLRDVVGLAIANVSLTMAVLLLTSGVFSIGGTFAIGADVILGVVVILISMCLAELGSMFPVAGGMYSLVRFVLPAPLAFVTLFNYLIQGVILPASIALGIGQFVKDLFPHVPLSEPMIALVSVAVAVAIGVVRVELGAYVTMAMVFVELLVLSTVTVAAWIHPHQSLWAVTFHPVYLDGSALRPVTIAMMAASLAPAFNIINGYDATLGFAEELVGGPKKLARAVITAATTAAVAIVVPLTSAVVTAPNLKAFFGAASPVIYAVKSSLGPNFRIVLDIGVCVALFNSMLVYFMYFGRVFYTTGRDGLWWRWANRRVGQVNRFKAPGLCVLLLGLPTAVLLFMSQLNWLIIFSGTVTTVVYFFIGLAAIWSRVKFRHDPRPYRMPAWPIAPAVVTLFTAFAIVTQEAQYLLGEAVLAAASLACYALSRWVWRSRQAADGEAEWQEDAVSG, encoded by the coding sequence GTGGAGGATTCCGTGGCTTTTGTCGAGGCCGCGCGCCTGGAACATCTGGGCTATCGACAGCAGTTGAGCCGGAAACTCAGTCTGCGTGACGTGGTGGGGCTCGCCATCGCCAACGTGTCGCTGACGATGGCGGTCTTGCTCCTGACGTCCGGCGTGTTTTCCATCGGCGGCACCTTTGCCATCGGGGCCGACGTCATTCTGGGCGTCGTCGTCATTCTCATCTCCATGTGCCTGGCGGAATTGGGGTCCATGTTTCCGGTGGCGGGCGGCATGTACTCGCTGGTTCGTTTCGTGCTGCCAGCGCCCCTCGCCTTCGTGACCCTGTTCAATTACCTGATTCAGGGCGTCATCCTGCCGGCGAGCATCGCGCTCGGGATCGGCCAGTTCGTCAAGGACCTCTTTCCTCATGTGCCGCTGTCGGAGCCGATGATTGCGCTCGTCTCCGTGGCCGTCGCCGTGGCGATTGGCGTCGTCCGCGTGGAACTCGGCGCGTACGTGACCATGGCCATGGTGTTCGTGGAACTGCTCGTGCTGTCGACGGTCACGGTGGCTGCCTGGATCCACCCGCATCAGTCGCTCTGGGCGGTGACGTTTCACCCTGTGTATCTGGATGGCAGCGCACTGCGGCCCGTGACCATCGCGATGATGGCGGCGAGTCTCGCGCCGGCCTTTAACATCATCAACGGTTACGACGCGACGCTCGGGTTTGCTGAGGAACTGGTGGGTGGGCCGAAAAAGCTCGCACGCGCTGTCATCACCGCTGCCACGACGGCCGCCGTTGCCATTGTCGTCCCGCTCACCTCGGCCGTGGTCACCGCGCCCAACTTGAAGGCGTTCTTCGGCGCCGCGAGTCCCGTCATCTATGCGGTCAAATCGTCCCTCGGCCCGAATTTCCGGATTGTTCTGGATATCGGGGTGTGCGTCGCGCTGTTCAACTCCATGCTGGTCTACTTCATGTACTTCGGCCGCGTGTTTTACACCACCGGGCGCGACGGCCTGTGGTGGCGATGGGCGAATCGACGCGTGGGACAGGTGAACCGCTTCAAGGCGCCAGGGCTCTGTGTGCTCCTGCTTGGGCTGCCGACCGCCGTGCTGCTATTCATGAGCCAATTGAACTGGCTCATCATCTTCTCCGGCACGGTCACGACCGTCGTGTACTTCTTCATCGGCCTGGCCGCCATCTGGAGCCGGGTGAAGTTCCGGCATGACCCCCGTCCCTATCGAATGCCTGCATGGCCCATCGCGCCCGCGGTGGTGACCTTGTTCACCGCCTTCGCCATCGTCACGCAGGAGGCGCAATACCTGCTCGGCGAGGCCGTGCTCGCGGCGGCTTCCCTCGCGTGCTACGCGCTGTCGCGCTGGGTTTGGCGATCGCGCCAGGCTGCGGACGGCGAGGCCGAATGGCAGGAGGACGCCGTCAGCGGCTGA
- a CDS encoding S53 family peptidase: MSDMEKPWKEEEKREVLAGHARRQAPQAVDKGPVTGDQRIFVTVVLRRQRGDELEAHVERQAALAPHARVHLEREAFAASHGASLDDFAEIRKFAEAHGLTLDRAHVAAGTAVLSGPVDAVNQAFGVELRHFDHPDGSYRSYVGDVRVPASIAPLIEAVLGLDTRPVARPHFRLRRRDEGAFEARSQAAAPTAYTPLDVAQAYQFPEGLDGQGQCIAIIELGGGYDETSLAQYFASLGVSAPQVVSVSVDGATNQPTGDPNGPDGEVELDIEVAGALAPGAKIAVYFAPNTDAGFLDAITTAVHDPTHKPSIVSISWGGPEDSWAPASIAAMNRAFLDAAALGVTVLAAAGDSGSTDGEQDGLYHVDFPAASPYVLACGGTRLVASGGRIEHETVWNDGPDGGSTGGGVSRIFPLPSWQERANVPPSANPGAGSGRGVPDVAGNADPATGYEVVIDGETTVIGGTSAVAPLFAALVARINQKLGKPVGYLNPTLYQLPPEVFHDITEGNNDIANRARIYHAGPGWDPCTGLGSPIGIRLLQALLPSASQAQP, translated from the coding sequence ATGAGCGACATGGAGAAGCCTTGGAAGGAAGAGGAGAAGCGCGAGGTCCTCGCGGGACACGCTCGCAGGCAGGCGCCGCAGGCTGTCGATAAGGGACCGGTGACCGGGGACCAGCGGATTTTCGTTACGGTCGTGCTGCGCCGCCAACGAGGCGATGAACTCGAGGCGCATGTGGAACGCCAGGCCGCGCTCGCACCTCACGCGCGAGTGCATCTGGAGCGAGAAGCGTTTGCCGCTTCGCACGGCGCTTCGCTCGACGACTTTGCGGAGATTCGAAAGTTCGCGGAAGCGCACGGGCTCACGCTCGATCGCGCCCACGTGGCTGCGGGCACCGCGGTGCTGAGCGGCCCGGTGGACGCCGTTAACCAAGCGTTTGGGGTCGAGTTGCGCCATTTCGATCATCCAGACGGATCCTATCGAAGCTACGTCGGCGACGTGCGTGTGCCGGCTTCCATCGCGCCTCTGATTGAAGCCGTGCTTGGCCTCGACACGCGCCCGGTGGCGCGGCCCCACTTTCGGCTGCGACGGCGCGACGAGGGCGCGTTTGAGGCGAGGTCGCAGGCCGCGGCGCCGACCGCGTACACGCCGCTCGACGTCGCGCAGGCGTACCAATTTCCCGAGGGGCTCGACGGACAGGGACAGTGCATCGCCATCATCGAATTGGGCGGCGGCTACGACGAGACATCTCTCGCGCAGTACTTCGCATCGCTTGGTGTGTCCGCGCCGCAGGTGGTGAGCGTGTCGGTGGACGGCGCCACCAATCAGCCCACGGGCGATCCGAATGGCCCGGACGGCGAGGTCGAGCTCGATATCGAAGTGGCGGGAGCGCTCGCCCCGGGCGCGAAGATTGCCGTGTATTTCGCGCCGAACACGGACGCCGGCTTCCTCGACGCCATTACGACCGCCGTTCACGATCCGACGCACAAGCCGTCCATCGTGTCCATCAGCTGGGGCGGCCCTGAGGACAGTTGGGCGCCGGCTTCCATCGCGGCGATGAACCGCGCGTTTCTGGACGCGGCCGCGCTGGGGGTGACCGTCCTCGCTGCGGCAGGCGACAGCGGATCGACGGACGGCGAGCAGGACGGCCTGTACCACGTCGACTTTCCCGCGGCGTCGCCGTACGTGCTGGCCTGCGGCGGAACGCGGCTCGTGGCGAGCGGGGGCCGCATCGAGCACGAGACCGTCTGGAACGACGGCCCGGATGGCGGATCGACGGGCGGCGGCGTGAGCCGCATCTTTCCGCTGCCCTCGTGGCAGGAGCGCGCGAACGTGCCTCCTTCGGCGAATCCGGGCGCTGGCAGCGGCCGCGGCGTGCCGGATGTGGCTGGCAATGCCGATCCGGCCACGGGGTACGAGGTCGTGATCGACGGCGAGACTACGGTCATCGGCGGGACGAGCGCCGTGGCGCCGCTTTTCGCCGCGCTGGTGGCCCGCATCAACCAGAAGCTCGGCAAGCCAGTCGGCTATTTGAACCCGACGCTCTACCAGTTGCCTCCGGAGGTGTTTCACGACATCACCGAGGGCAACAACGACATCGCCAACCGGGCGAGGATCTATCATGCGGGGCCGGGATGGGATCCGTGCACGGGGCTCGGGAGCCCCATTGGGATCCGATTGCTTCAGGCGTTGCTGCCGAGCGCCTCACAGGCCCAGCCGTAA
- the metE gene encoding 5-methyltetrahydropteroyltriglutamate--homocysteine S-methyltransferase translates to MTITASIGFPRMGPRRELKRMVEQFWQGKIAEDELTSRAAELRKLRWQVQKDRGVEWIVANDFSFYDHVLDAACLFQAVPERFRALPSGSLQQYFAMARGTQDATALEMTKWFDTNYHYLVPELEPKQVFTLGVNKPLNEYLEAKALGMETVPQLVGPITFLRLSKVVGGEANPLSLLPNLIPAYEAWLASLHEAGAAWVQLDEPALVLDLSDAERQAFVDAYAALAKVARPNILLATYFGSLGDNLSIALELPVEGLHLDLVRGPDALQQVHALGWPKGRSLSLGVIDGRNVWRADLDTAYAHLEQGVHLAGAEHVMIAPSCSLLHVPWDVELETDMDPEIKSWLAFALQKLDEIALLKRALDEGRSAVEAQLEANRALLASRRASARLNREDVRARLDEVKTWKLERQSPHAVRKEKQAARFKLPMLPTTTIGSFPQTQAVRDARAKWRKGEWTTDEYEAYLRSEIRRWIDIQEEIGLDVLVHGEFERTDMVEYFGEMLDGFVFTKHGWVQSYGSRCVKPPIIYGDVARPAPMTVRWSTYAQSLTEKPVKGMLTGPVTILQWSFVRDDIPRAETCRQIALAIRDEVLDLEAAGIGMIQIDEPALREGLPLRRADWEAYLDWAVECFRIASSGVCDETQIHTHMCYAEFNDIMPAIQAMDADVISIETSRSHMELLKAFEHFRYENDIGPGVYDIHSPRVPSVDEMVELLRKAASVIRPEQLWVNPDCGLKTRGEPETVAALRNMVDAAQRMRASLSQPVS, encoded by the coding sequence TTGACCATCACCGCCTCAATCGGATTTCCCCGCATGGGGCCTCGCCGCGAGCTCAAGCGGATGGTGGAACAGTTTTGGCAGGGTAAAATTGCGGAGGACGAGCTCACGTCCCGTGCCGCGGAACTGCGAAAACTGCGCTGGCAGGTGCAGAAGGACCGCGGCGTCGAGTGGATCGTCGCGAACGATTTTTCCTTCTACGATCACGTCCTGGACGCAGCTTGTCTGTTTCAGGCCGTTCCAGAGCGGTTCCGCGCATTGCCGTCGGGATCGCTTCAACAATATTTTGCTATGGCGCGCGGCACGCAGGACGCCACCGCGCTCGAGATGACGAAGTGGTTCGATACCAACTATCACTACCTGGTGCCGGAGCTCGAGCCTAAGCAGGTGTTCACGCTCGGCGTGAACAAGCCGCTCAACGAATATCTGGAGGCGAAGGCGCTGGGGATGGAGACGGTGCCTCAGCTCGTGGGCCCCATCACTTTCCTCAGGCTCTCGAAGGTGGTGGGCGGGGAGGCCAATCCGCTGTCGCTTCTCCCCAACCTCATCCCGGCGTACGAGGCGTGGCTTGCGTCTCTGCACGAGGCGGGGGCCGCGTGGGTGCAGCTGGACGAGCCCGCGCTCGTGCTGGATCTCAGCGACGCCGAGCGCCAGGCGTTCGTGGACGCATACGCCGCGCTGGCGAAGGTAGCTCGTCCGAATATCCTCTTGGCGACGTATTTCGGCTCGCTGGGGGACAACCTGTCCATAGCGCTCGAGCTCCCCGTCGAGGGCTTGCATCTGGATCTCGTCCGTGGTCCAGACGCGCTTCAACAGGTTCATGCGCTCGGGTGGCCAAAGGGGCGGAGCCTGTCGCTCGGCGTCATTGATGGGCGCAACGTCTGGCGGGCCGATCTCGACACCGCCTACGCGCACCTGGAGCAGGGCGTGCACCTGGCTGGCGCGGAGCACGTGATGATCGCGCCCTCGTGTTCGCTCCTGCACGTGCCGTGGGACGTGGAACTCGAGACGGACATGGATCCGGAGATCAAGTCGTGGCTCGCGTTTGCGCTGCAGAAGTTGGACGAGATCGCGCTATTGAAGCGGGCGCTTGACGAAGGGCGGTCGGCCGTCGAGGCGCAACTGGAGGCCAATCGCGCGCTTCTCGCGTCCAGGCGGGCGTCGGCGAGGTTGAACCGCGAGGACGTGCGCGCTCGGCTCGACGAGGTCAAGACCTGGAAGCTCGAGCGCCAGTCCCCGCACGCGGTGAGAAAGGAAAAGCAGGCGGCGCGGTTCAAGCTTCCGATGCTGCCCACCACGACCATCGGCTCGTTTCCGCAGACGCAAGCGGTGCGAGACGCTCGCGCGAAGTGGCGCAAGGGCGAGTGGACGACGGACGAGTACGAGGCGTACCTTCGGAGCGAAATCCGGCGGTGGATCGACATTCAGGAAGAGATCGGGCTCGACGTGCTCGTGCACGGGGAGTTCGAGCGAACGGACATGGTCGAGTACTTCGGCGAGATGCTCGACGGCTTCGTGTTCACGAAGCACGGGTGGGTGCAGAGCTACGGTTCCCGCTGCGTGAAGCCGCCCATCATCTACGGCGACGTGGCGCGGCCCGCGCCCATGACGGTCCGCTGGAGCACGTATGCGCAGTCGCTCACCGAAAAGCCCGTGAAGGGCATGCTGACGGGGCCAGTGACCATCCTGCAGTGGTCGTTCGTGCGCGACGACATTCCGCGCGCGGAGACGTGCCGGCAAATTGCGCTCGCCATCCGCGACGAAGTGCTGGATCTGGAAGCGGCGGGCATCGGCATGATCCAGATTGACGAGCCCGCGCTGCGCGAGGGATTGCCGCTCCGGCGCGCGGACTGGGAGGCGTATCTCGACTGGGCCGTGGAGTGCTTCCGCATCGCATCCTCCGGAGTGTGCGACGAGACGCAGATTCACACGCACATGTGCTACGCGGAGTTCAACGACATCATGCCGGCCATTCAGGCCATGGATGCGGACGTCATCTCGATTGAGACGTCGAGATCGCACATGGAGCTCCTGAAGGCGTTTGAGCACTTCCGCTACGAGAACGACATCGGCCCGGGCGTGTACGACATCCACAGCCCGCGCGTCCCATCGGTCGACGAGATGGTGGAATTGTTGCGCAAGGCGGCGAGCGTGATTCGCCCCGAGCAGCTGTGGGTAAATCCGGACTGCGGTCTGAAGACGCGCGGTGAGCCCGAGACCGTGGCTGCGCTGCGGAACATGGTGGACGCGGCACAGCGCATGCGCGCAAGCCTGTCTCAGCCTGTCAGCTGA
- a CDS encoding urea amidolyase associated protein UAAP2 has protein sequence MPSLAFDRDRDLVAADTRLVLPSGEGFMCTLQLGDVLRIVDLEGNQAVDTLFFDADRPYDHYSAAKTIAAQGNIYLTTGAVLLTESGRPLVRIVEDTCGRHDTLGGACSAQSNTVRYGHDKVHMHNCRDTFMLQIAMHEPRLAKRDLAPNVNFFMNVPVRPDGGLEFADGISGPGRYVELEAMSRVIVLMSNCPQLNNPCNAYNPTPVEIVIWRRGV, from the coding sequence ATGCCATCTCTTGCGTTTGATCGCGATCGCGACCTGGTCGCAGCCGACACCCGGCTGGTCCTGCCGAGTGGAGAAGGGTTTATGTGCACGCTCCAGCTGGGCGATGTGCTGCGCATTGTGGATCTCGAGGGCAACCAGGCCGTCGACACGCTGTTTTTCGACGCGGATCGCCCCTACGACCACTACAGCGCTGCGAAGACCATCGCGGCGCAGGGCAACATCTACCTCACCACTGGGGCTGTGCTCCTCACCGAGTCCGGACGGCCGCTCGTGCGGATTGTCGAAGACACCTGCGGCCGGCACGACACGCTGGGCGGCGCGTGTTCGGCCCAGAGCAACACCGTGCGCTACGGCCACGACAAGGTGCACATGCACAACTGCCGCGACACCTTCATGCTGCAGATTGCCATGCACGAGCCGCGCCTCGCGAAGCGCGATCTCGCCCCGAACGTGAACTTCTTCATGAACGTCCCAGTGAGGCCCGACGGCGGGCTGGAGTTCGCGGACGGCATCTCGGGCCCGGGCCGCTACGTGGAGCTGGAGGCGATGAGCCGGGTCATTGTGCTCATGAGCAACTGCCCGCAACTCAACAACCCGTGCAACGCATACAACCCCACGCCGGTCGAGATTGTCATCTGGCGGCGCGGGGTCTAA
- a CDS encoding LLM class flavin-dependent oxidoreductase codes for MDWGLTKGETALSVLDLVPITEGSTPEEAFRRSAELAQHAERLGYRRFWVAEHHSMPGIASSATAVVIAYLAQHTRTIRVGSGGVMLPNHAPLVVAEQFGTLASMFPGRIDLGLGRAPGTDAPTIRALGGDPDRHGHDFPERLAELMRYFHPPEDEARRVHAVPGEGMDIPIWLLGSSDFSARLAAELGLPFAYASHFAPDYLMIALETYRANFRPSQWLKEPYVMVGAAVVAAPTDEEARFLATSSQLQQLSLIRGKPSRLKPPVERVQDLCSPYEWQVLQTRGRLAIVGGPDTVRNRLRAFVEATKADEVIVTSQIYDHAARLRSFEIVADVMRT; via the coding sequence ATGGACTGGGGTTTGACCAAGGGCGAGACGGCGCTGTCTGTGCTCGATCTCGTCCCCATCACGGAAGGAAGTACGCCTGAGGAGGCGTTTCGAAGGAGCGCGGAACTGGCGCAGCACGCGGAGCGGCTCGGCTACCGGCGATTCTGGGTGGCGGAGCACCATAGCATGCCGGGCATCGCGAGCTCCGCCACGGCCGTCGTGATTGCCTATCTGGCGCAGCACACGCGGACGATTCGCGTCGGCTCGGGCGGGGTCATGCTCCCGAACCACGCGCCGCTCGTGGTGGCGGAGCAGTTCGGGACGCTCGCGTCGATGTTTCCCGGCCGGATCGACCTCGGCCTCGGCCGGGCGCCCGGCACCGACGCCCCAACCATCCGGGCGCTCGGCGGCGATCCGGACCGCCACGGGCACGATTTTCCCGAGCGCCTCGCGGAGCTTATGCGGTATTTCCATCCGCCGGAGGACGAGGCGCGCCGGGTGCACGCCGTGCCCGGCGAAGGGATGGATATTCCCATCTGGCTCTTGGGCTCAAGCGACTTCAGCGCGCGGCTCGCGGCGGAACTTGGCCTGCCGTTCGCGTACGCGAGCCACTTCGCGCCAGATTACCTGATGATTGCCCTCGAGACGTACCGGGCGAACTTCCGTCCCTCGCAGTGGCTGAAGGAGCCGTACGTGATGGTCGGCGCGGCGGTGGTGGCGGCGCCGACGGACGAGGAAGCGCGCTTTCTCGCGACTTCCTCGCAGCTTCAGCAGCTTTCGCTCATCCGCGGCAAGCCGTCGCGCCTCAAGCCGCCTGTGGAGCGCGTGCAGGATCTGTGCTCGCCGTACGAGTGGCAGGTCCTCCAGACGCGCGGGCGCCTCGCCATCGTCGGCGGGCCGGACACGGTGCGGAACCGCCTCCGCGCGTTCGTCGAGGCGACGAAGGCGGACGAGGTCATTGTCACGTCTCAGATTTACGATCACGCCGCTCGCCTGCGATCCTTCGAAATCGTCGCGGACGTCATGCGGACGTGA
- a CDS encoding class I SAM-dependent methyltransferase, producing the protein MPHVFRPEHAARLVGEERERLLPPDRIIDAMKMDGQEDVVDIGAGPGFFALPLARRTQGTVYAVDLSPEMLAMLSERARQAGLDHVQVLEATADQLPLPDESVHRALMAFVLHEVPDQAAALREVYRVLRPGGRFLLLEWDKRPMEMGPPVEERLSIHACEEALRTAGFEILHRIFPNDVHYGIVAERPGRPSTP; encoded by the coding sequence ATGCCTCACGTGTTTCGACCTGAGCACGCTGCGCGCCTCGTGGGTGAAGAGCGCGAGCGGCTGCTGCCGCCGGATCGGATCATCGATGCGATGAAGATGGACGGACAAGAGGATGTCGTCGACATCGGCGCGGGGCCCGGCTTTTTTGCCCTGCCGCTGGCGCGCCGCACGCAGGGGACGGTGTACGCTGTCGATTTGTCGCCGGAGATGCTCGCCATGCTGAGCGAGCGTGCGCGACAGGCGGGACTTGACCATGTGCAGGTCCTTGAAGCGACGGCCGATCAGCTTCCGTTGCCCGACGAGTCCGTCCATCGCGCCCTCATGGCCTTCGTCCTCCACGAAGTGCCGGACCAAGCGGCGGCGCTCCGCGAGGTGTATCGCGTGCTTCGCCCAGGCGGGAGATTCCTGCTGCTCGAATGGGACAAGCGTCCCATGGAGATGGGGCCACCCGTCGAGGAGCGTTTGTCGATCCACGCGTGTGAGGAGGCGCTTCGCACGGCCGGTTTTGAGATCCTTCATCGCATTTTTCCGAACGACGTCCACTACGGAATTGTGGCCGAGCGCCCAGGCCGCCCGTCCACGCCGTGA
- a CDS encoding urea amidolyase associated protein UAAP1 has protein sequence MSMALSSFTPLYTLSIPAGGRFSMRIGRGKRLVVRAEGPGANAALWLYRADHPAERLNVPDTLKAQHTAKISLFDVLMSDEGRAMATVVHDTVGWHDPLSGVQTRADVDKRYGETNFQRHRNAMLRSGYENAVKELVRNGLDAGDLVPPVNLFSKVWCDESGRMHFVSEFAPKGSEIGLRMEMDVIAIVSNTPHPLDPRRPYPSVPLTLSVYQDEPTDPRDPRLKTDEARRAMENTVWQYALLR, from the coding sequence ATGTCCATGGCTCTTTCGTCGTTCACCCCGCTCTACACGCTCTCCATCCCGGCGGGCGGCCGCTTTTCCATGCGCATCGGCCGAGGCAAGCGACTCGTGGTGCGCGCCGAAGGCCCGGGCGCAAATGCGGCACTGTGGCTCTACCGGGCGGATCACCCCGCGGAGCGCCTGAACGTGCCAGACACACTCAAGGCCCAGCACACCGCGAAGATCTCGCTGTTCGACGTGCTGATGAGCGACGAGGGGCGCGCGATGGCGACCGTCGTGCACGACACGGTCGGCTGGCACGATCCGCTCTCCGGCGTGCAGACGAGGGCGGACGTGGATAAGCGCTATGGCGAGACCAACTTCCAGCGCCACCGGAACGCCATGCTTCGCTCCGGCTACGAGAACGCCGTGAAGGAGCTCGTGCGAAACGGCTTGGACGCGGGCGATCTCGTCCCTCCCGTGAACCTGTTCTCCAAGGTGTGGTGCGACGAATCCGGCCGCATGCACTTCGTCTCGGAGTTTGCCCCGAAGGGGAGCGAAATCGGGCTGCGCATGGAGATGGACGTGATCGCCATCGTGAGCAACACGCCGCACCCGCTCGACCCGCGCAGGCCGTATCCGTCCGTGCCGCTCACCCTCTCGGTCTACCAGGACGAACCGACGGATCCGCGGGATCCGCGCCTCAAGACGGACGAGGCGCGCAGAGCGATGGAAAACACCGTGTGGCAATACGCGCTCTTGCGCTGA
- a CDS encoding flavin reductase family protein produces the protein MLSLNPEAMTPLECYKFLIGTVIPRPIAFVTTLSKEGVLNAAPFSFFNVVTSDPPMVSVSVQRQGGKPKDTARNAMDRGAFVVHIVSEPYVEPVNQTAATLPPDQSEVELAGLTPIASDAVEVPGVREARVRMECVLEQALPLGGRGSVPACDLLIGRVVRFHVDESLYHEGRIDPHQLAPVARLAGNDYGLLGRVFTLERPK, from the coding sequence GTGCTGTCACTCAATCCGGAAGCGATGACACCGCTCGAGTGCTACAAGTTCCTCATCGGCACCGTGATTCCGCGGCCCATCGCGTTTGTGACGACGCTCTCGAAGGAAGGCGTGCTGAACGCGGCCCCGTTCAGCTTTTTCAACGTCGTCACGTCCGATCCGCCGATGGTCTCGGTATCCGTGCAGCGCCAAGGCGGGAAGCCGAAAGACACGGCGCGCAACGCCATGGACCGAGGCGCGTTCGTCGTCCACATCGTAAGCGAACCCTACGTCGAGCCCGTCAATCAAACGGCGGCGACGCTGCCGCCGGATCAGAGCGAAGTGGAACTGGCCGGGCTCACGCCCATCGCAAGCGACGCCGTCGAAGTCCCTGGGGTGCGCGAGGCGCGCGTGCGAATGGAATGCGTCCTCGAGCAGGCACTTCCCCTGGGAGGCCGCGGCAGCGTTCCAGCCTGCGACCTGCTCATCGGCCGCGTCGTCCGCTTCCACGTCGACGAATCGCTGTATCACGAAGGGCGGATTGATCCGCATCAACTGGCCCCCGTCGCCCGGCTCGCCGGCAACGATTACGGTCTGCTCGGCCGGGTGTTCACGCTCGAGCGGCCCAAGTGA
- a CDS encoding lipopolysaccharide assembly protein LapA domain-containing protein codes for MRWKVLGAVVFAVLIVVFTLANSTDVSVNFVFTQARVNLVLVILLSVLLGMILMAILWSIHAWRLRGEIRSRERRIAELESSVARQGNSATGHGGAEQSGTSREPEPPHL; via the coding sequence ATGCGGTGGAAGGTGCTTGGAGCAGTCGTCTTCGCGGTTCTCATCGTCGTCTTCACGCTCGCCAATTCGACGGACGTCTCGGTCAACTTCGTCTTCACTCAGGCGCGCGTCAACCTGGTGCTCGTCATCCTCCTGTCGGTGCTGCTCGGCATGATCCTGATGGCCATCCTCTGGTCCATCCACGCCTGGCGCCTGCGCGGTGAAATCCGGTCACGAGAGCGAAGAATCGCCGAACTCGAGTCGAGCGTTGCACGCCAAGGCAACTCGGCGACTGGGCACGGGGGCGCCGAACAGAGCGGCACATCGAGGGAACCGGAACCGCCTCACCTGTAG